A genome region from Pseudomonas pergaminensis includes the following:
- the thrH gene encoding bifunctional phosphoserine phosphatase/homoserine phosphotransferase ThrH: MEIACLDLEGVLVPEIWIAFAEKTGIESLRATTRDIPDYDVLMKQRLRILDEHGLKLADIQEVIATLKPLDGAIEFVNWLRERFQVVILSDTFYEFSQPLMRQLGFPTLLCHRLITDETDRVVSYQLRQKDPKRQSVLAFKSLYYRVIAAGDSYNDTTMLGEADRGILFHAPENVIREFPQFPAVHTFEDLKKEFIKASNRSLSL, from the coding sequence GTGGAAATTGCCTGTCTCGACCTGGAAGGGGTGTTGGTTCCGGAAATCTGGATCGCCTTCGCCGAAAAAACCGGTATTGAATCCCTGCGGGCGACCACCCGGGACATTCCCGACTACGACGTACTGATGAAGCAACGCCTGCGTATCCTCGATGAGCACGGGCTCAAGCTGGCCGACATCCAGGAAGTGATCGCCACCCTCAAGCCCCTGGACGGCGCCATCGAGTTCGTCAACTGGCTGCGCGAGCGCTTCCAGGTGGTGATCCTGTCGGACACCTTCTATGAGTTCTCCCAGCCGCTGATGCGTCAACTGGGTTTCCCGACCCTGCTGTGCCATCGCCTCATCACCGACGAAACCGACCGCGTGGTGAGTTATCAACTGCGCCAGAAAGACCCCAAGCGCCAATCGGTATTGGCCTTCAAGAGCCTGTACTACCGCGTGATTGCCGCGGGTGATTCCTACAACGACACCACCATGCTGGGCGAAGCCGACCGTGGGATTCTGTTCCATGCGCCGGAAAATGTGATCCGTGAATTCCCGCAGTTTCCAGCGGTGCATACGTTCGAGGATTTGAAGAAAGAATTTATCAAGGCGTCGAATCGGTCGTTGAGCCTGTAA
- a CDS encoding phosphoadenylyl-sulfate reductase has translation MNQAFDVAELAATYANKSAQDILKLAFSQFGDDLWISFSGAEDVVLVDMAWKLNKNVKVFSLDTGRLHPETYRFIEQVRDFYKIDIELISPDQSKLEPFVKEKGLFSFYKDGHGECCGVRKIEPLRRKLAGVKAWATGQRRDQSPGTRSQVAALEIDTAFSTPERTLYKFNPLAQMTSEEVWGYIRMLELPYNSLHERGFISIGCEPCTRPVLPNQHEREGRWWWEEATQKECGLHAGNIISKA, from the coding sequence ATGAACCAAGCCTTCGACGTCGCTGAACTCGCCGCGACTTATGCCAACAAATCCGCCCAGGATATTCTCAAGCTGGCGTTCAGCCAGTTCGGTGATGACCTGTGGATTTCCTTTAGCGGCGCCGAGGACGTGGTGCTGGTGGACATGGCCTGGAAGCTGAACAAGAACGTCAAGGTGTTCAGCCTCGACACTGGCCGCCTGCACCCGGAGACCTACCGGTTTATCGAGCAGGTGCGCGACTTCTACAAGATCGACATCGAGCTGATCTCGCCGGACCAGAGCAAGCTGGAACCCTTCGTCAAAGAGAAGGGGCTGTTCAGCTTCTATAAGGACGGCCACGGCGAATGCTGCGGTGTACGCAAGATCGAGCCGCTGCGCCGTAAACTTGCAGGCGTGAAGGCCTGGGCCACCGGCCAGCGCCGCGACCAGAGCCCCGGCACCCGCAGCCAAGTGGCGGCGCTGGAAATCGACACGGCCTTCTCCACACCGGAACGCACCCTGTACAAATTCAACCCGCTGGCACAGATGACCAGTGAGGAAGTCTGGGGTTACATCCGCATGCTGGAGCTGCCGTACAACAGCCTGCATGAGCGCGGCTTCATCAGCATCGGCTGCGAGCCCTGCACCCGCCCGGTGCTGCCGAACCAGCACGAGCGCGAAGGCCGCTGGTGGTGGGAGGAAGCCACGCAGAAGGAATGCGGGCTGCATGCGGGGAATATCATCAGCAAGGCCTGA
- a CDS encoding NCS1 family nucleobase:cation symporter-1, producing the protein MRTSLSNNIALDLPSSSLNPEATRPGPLVLSPRLHNKDLAPTKVEGRRWGRYSIFALWTNDVHNIANYSFAIGLYALGLGGWQILLSLGIGAALVYFFMNLSGYMGQKTGVPFPVISRISFGIHGAQIPALIRAVIAIAWFGIQTYLASVVFRVLLTAIHPGFAEYDHNAILGLSSLGWACFVAIWLVQLVILAYGMEMVRRYEGFAGPVILLTVASLAGWMYFQTGGNIAWSIRDPLSGGEMWRNIFAGGALWLAIYGTLILNFCDFARSSPCRKTIQVGNFWGLPVNILVFAAITVLLCGGQFQLNGRVIESPTEIIAAIPNTFFLVLGCLAFLIVTVAVNIMANFVAPAFVLSNLAPKYLNFRRAGLISATVAVLILPWNLYNSPLVIVYFLSGLGALLGPLYGVIMVDYWLIRKSQVDVPQLYSEDPNGVYYYSRGVNLRAVAAFIPAAVIAILLALLPGFASVSPFSWMFGAGIAGLLYGLIAKRQPFYADVSGESIAVDNVSH; encoded by the coding sequence ATGCGTACAAGCCTCTCGAACAACATCGCACTGGATCTGCCCTCCTCTTCCCTGAACCCCGAAGCCACCCGTCCCGGTCCATTGGTGCTCAGCCCGCGCCTGCATAACAAGGACCTAGCACCCACCAAAGTCGAAGGCCGGCGCTGGGGGCGCTATAGCATCTTCGCGCTGTGGACCAATGACGTGCACAACATTGCCAACTACTCGTTCGCCATTGGCTTGTATGCATTGGGCCTGGGCGGCTGGCAGATTCTGTTGTCCTTGGGTATTGGTGCGGCGCTGGTGTACTTCTTCATGAACCTGTCGGGCTATATGGGCCAGAAGACCGGCGTGCCCTTTCCGGTAATCAGCCGCATCAGCTTCGGCATCCATGGCGCGCAGATTCCGGCGTTGATCCGCGCAGTGATTGCGATTGCCTGGTTCGGTATCCAGACCTACCTGGCGTCAGTGGTTTTCCGGGTGCTGCTGACGGCGATTCATCCAGGCTTTGCCGAATACGACCACAACGCAATCCTTGGCCTTTCGTCCCTCGGCTGGGCATGTTTTGTGGCGATCTGGCTGGTGCAGTTGGTGATCCTGGCCTACGGCATGGAAATGGTGCGCCGCTATGAGGGCTTCGCCGGGCCGGTGATTCTGCTGACCGTGGCGTCGTTGGCCGGCTGGATGTATTTCCAGACGGGCGGCAACATCGCCTGGTCGATCCGCGACCCCCTGAGCGGCGGCGAGATGTGGCGCAATATCTTTGCCGGTGGCGCGCTGTGGCTGGCGATCTACGGCACGCTGATCCTCAATTTCTGCGACTTCGCGCGCTCCTCGCCCTGCCGCAAGACCATCCAGGTCGGCAACTTCTGGGGCCTGCCGGTGAATATCCTGGTGTTTGCCGCGATCACCGTGTTGCTGTGCGGCGGGCAGTTCCAGCTCAATGGCCGGGTGATCGAAAGCCCTACCGAGATCATCGCCGCAATCCCGAACACCTTCTTCCTGGTGCTGGGCTGCCTGGCCTTCCTGATCGTCACCGTGGCGGTGAACATCATGGCCAATTTCGTTGCGCCGGCCTTTGTGCTGAGCAACCTGGCGCCCAAGTACCTGAACTTTCGTCGCGCCGGTTTGATTAGCGCCACGGTGGCCGTACTGATCCTGCCGTGGAACCTCTACAACAGCCCGCTGGTGATCGTGTATTTCCTCTCTGGCCTGGGTGCGCTGCTGGGTCCGTTGTACGGGGTGATCATGGTCGATTACTGGCTGATTCGTAAAAGCCAGGTCGACGTACCGCAGCTGTATAGCGAAGACCCGAACGGCGTTTATTACTACAGCCGTGGCGTCAATCTGCGGGCGGTGGCGGCGTTCATTCCGGCGGCCGTGATCGCCATTCTCCTGGCCCTGCTGCCCGGTTTCGCCAGCGTTTCACCGTTTTCCTGGATGTTTGGCGCCGGTATTGCAGGGTTGCTGTACGGGCTGATTGCCAAGCGCCAGCCGTTCTATGCCGATGTCAGCGGCGAAAGCATTGCAGTCGATAACGTCAGTCATTAA
- a CDS encoding aspartate/glutamate racemase family protein gives MRILVVNVNTTESITETIAQQARAVAAPGTEIVGLTPYFGAESVEGNFESYLAAIAVMDRVMAYDQPFDAVIQAGYGEHGREGLQELLNVPVVDITEAAASTAMFLGHAYSVVTTLDRTVPLIEDRLKLAGLYQRCASVRASGMAVLELEEDPLAAMEAIVRQAELAISEDKAEVICLGCGGMAGLDEQIRYRTGVPVVDGVTAAVTIAESLVRLGLSTSKIRTYATPRPKKVIGWPGQFGR, from the coding sequence ATGCGTATCCTCGTGGTCAACGTCAACACCACCGAATCCATCACTGAAACCATCGCCCAGCAGGCGCGGGCCGTGGCTGCGCCAGGCACCGAAATTGTCGGGCTCACCCCTTACTTCGGCGCGGAGTCAGTGGAGGGCAACTTCGAAAGCTACCTGGCCGCCATCGCGGTGATGGACCGGGTGATGGCCTATGACCAGCCGTTCGACGCGGTGATCCAGGCCGGCTACGGCGAGCATGGCCGCGAAGGCTTGCAGGAACTGCTCAACGTGCCGGTGGTGGACATCACCGAAGCCGCCGCCAGCACGGCCATGTTCCTGGGCCACGCCTATTCGGTGGTGACCACCCTGGACCGCACTGTGCCGCTGATCGAGGACCGCCTGAAACTGGCCGGCCTGTACCAGCGCTGCGCCTCGGTGCGCGCCAGCGGGATGGCGGTGCTGGAACTGGAAGAAGACCCGCTGGCGGCCATGGAAGCCATCGTGCGCCAGGCTGAACTGGCCATCAGCGAAGACAAGGCCGAGGTAATCTGCCTGGGCTGTGGCGGCATGGCTGGGCTGGATGAGCAGATCCGCTACCGTACCGGCGTGCCGGTGGTGGATGGCGTGACCGCAGCGGTGACCATTGCCGAGTCGCTGGTGCGGTTGGGGCTGTCGACGTCGAAGATCAGGACCTATGCAACGCCGAGGCCGAAAAAAGTCATCGGTTGGCCGGGCCAGTTCGGACGGTAG
- a CDS encoding LysR family transcriptional regulator has translation MESFGSIECFVRSAEGGSFAEAARHLSLTPAAVGKSVAKLEARLGVRLFQRSTRRLTLTEAGKLFLDEVSGSLTTIQNAVANLASAEGRPVGTLKVSMGTVFGNRYVVPLLGTFMQRFPDISPDWHFDNRQVDLIGQGFDAAIGGGFELPQGVVARKLTPAHRVLVASPDYLAQRAPVLTPEDLAHCTGILIRSPQTGRIRSWQLTSIEREHSPLVLKPSMTMSDSEAACCASAQGLGIALVSMPMAVPFLDSGAVVRVLPDWCVDDGSISIYYAEHKLLPGKTRAFVDFIIEQFAEQQLGQRFSAI, from the coding sequence ATGGAAAGCTTTGGCAGTATCGAATGCTTTGTGCGCAGCGCCGAAGGTGGCAGCTTTGCCGAGGCGGCCCGGCACCTGAGCCTGACCCCGGCAGCCGTCGGCAAAAGTGTCGCCAAGCTGGAGGCGCGCCTGGGTGTGCGCTTGTTCCAGCGCAGCACTCGGCGCCTGACGCTGACCGAGGCTGGCAAACTGTTTCTCGACGAAGTCAGTGGCAGCCTCACCACCATCCAGAATGCCGTGGCCAACCTGGCCAGTGCCGAAGGACGGCCAGTGGGCACGCTCAAGGTCAGCATGGGTACGGTGTTTGGTAATCGCTATGTGGTGCCGCTGCTGGGGACGTTCATGCAGCGGTTTCCGGATATCAGCCCGGACTGGCATTTCGATAACCGCCAGGTCGACCTGATCGGGCAGGGCTTCGATGCCGCCATTGGTGGTGGTTTCGAGCTGCCCCAGGGCGTGGTGGCGCGTAAGTTGACGCCGGCTCATCGCGTGCTGGTGGCGTCACCGGACTACCTGGCGCAACGCGCGCCGGTGTTAACCCCAGAAGACTTGGCGCACTGCACAGGCATTCTTATTCGTTCACCGCAGACCGGTCGCATCCGTTCCTGGCAGTTGACCAGTATCGAGCGTGAACACAGCCCGCTGGTACTCAAGCCGAGCATGACCATGAGCGACTCCGAAGCCGCCTGCTGCGCCAGTGCCCAAGGCTTGGGCATTGCGCTGGTGAGTATGCCGATGGCCGTGCCATTTCTCGACAGTGGTGCAGTCGTGCGTGTGCTGCCCGACTGGTGTGTCGACGACGGCAGCATCTCCATTTACTACGCCGAACACAAACTGCTGCCCGGCAAGACCCGGGCGTTTGTAGATTTCATCATTGAGCAGTTTGCCGAGCAGCAGTTGGGGCAGCGATTCAGTGCCATTTGA
- a CDS encoding 3-oxoacyl-ACP reductase family protein: MTTQHLSGKVALIQGGSRGIGAAIVKRLAAQGAAVAFTYVSSAAKAEALQNSVISEGGKALAIHADSADAAAIRNAVNATVETFGRLDILVNNAGVLAIAPLEDFKLEDFDQTLAINVRSVFIATQEAAKHMGDGGRVINIGSTNAERMPFGGGGPYAMSKAALVGLTKGLARDLGPRGITINNVQPGPVDTDMNPANSDFAESLIGLMAVGRYGHVEEIASFVAYLAGPEAGYITGASLTIDGGFSA, translated from the coding sequence ATGACCACACAGCACCTCAGCGGCAAAGTCGCCTTGATTCAAGGCGGTTCTCGCGGCATCGGTGCCGCCATCGTCAAGCGCCTCGCAGCACAGGGCGCCGCCGTCGCCTTTACCTACGTCAGCTCCGCCGCCAAGGCCGAAGCACTGCAGAACAGCGTGATCAGCGAAGGCGGTAAAGCCCTGGCAATTCACGCCGACAGCGCCGACGCAGCGGCAATCCGCAATGCGGTCAACGCCACCGTCGAGACCTTTGGGCGCCTGGACATCCTAGTGAACAACGCCGGTGTGCTGGCCATCGCGCCGCTGGAAGACTTCAAGCTGGAAGACTTTGACCAGACCCTGGCGATCAACGTACGCAGCGTGTTTATCGCGACCCAGGAAGCGGCCAAGCACATGGGTGACGGCGGTCGTGTGATCAATATCGGCAGTACCAATGCCGAGCGCATGCCGTTTGGTGGCGGTGGCCCGTATGCAATGAGCAAGGCGGCGCTGGTGGGGTTGACCAAAGGCTTGGCGCGAGACCTGGGGCCGCGTGGTATCACCATCAACAACGTGCAGCCTGGGCCGGTGGATACCGACATGAACCCGGCCAACAGCGATTTTGCCGAAAGCCTGATCGGGTTGATGGCGGTGGGTCGGTATGGGCATGTCGAGGAAATTGCCAGCTTCGTAGCCTACCTGGCTGGGCCAGAAGCCGGTTACATCACCGGTGCAAGCCTGACCATCGATGGTGGCTTCAGCGCCTAG
- a CDS encoding HAD-IA family hydrolase, translated as MNAPRRVGPIKAVIFDMDGLLLDTEGIYTEVTQIIAERYGRTYDWSIKQHIIGRGAQDLADYVVRALDLPITPAEFLTIREPLMSERFPKALGMPGAEALVRHLKAHHIPIAVGTSSSRHSFGHKTTLHREWFGLFDTIVTADDPEVGAAKPAPDIFLTAARRLGVAPEDCLVFEDSPFGVTAAKAAHMTAIAVPDEAMADSKYHHADQIIRKLADFDLAAYGLPPRP; from the coding sequence ATGAACGCACCGCGTAGAGTCGGCCCAATCAAGGCTGTGATATTCGATATGGACGGGCTGTTGCTGGACACTGAAGGCATCTACACCGAAGTCACACAGATCATCGCCGAACGCTACGGCCGCACCTACGATTGGAGCATCAAGCAGCACATCATCGGGCGCGGAGCCCAGGATTTGGCTGACTACGTGGTGAGGGCGCTGGATCTTCCAATCACGCCCGCCGAATTCCTGACGATCCGTGAACCGCTGATGAGCGAGCGCTTCCCAAAAGCCTTGGGCATGCCCGGCGCGGAAGCTTTGGTGCGGCACTTGAAGGCACATCACATCCCGATTGCCGTGGGCACCAGTTCGTCGCGCCATTCGTTTGGCCACAAGACCACCTTGCACCGCGAATGGTTTGGCCTGTTCGACACCATCGTCACCGCTGACGACCCGGAAGTCGGCGCCGCCAAGCCCGCGCCGGACATCTTCCTCACCGCCGCCCGCCGCCTGGGCGTTGCACCGGAGGATTGCCTGGTATTCGAAGACTCACCCTTCGGCGTCACTGCTGCCAAAGCTGCCCATATGACTGCCATCGCCGTACCGGATGAAGCCATGGCCGACAGCAAATACCACCATGCCGACCAGATCATCCGCAAGCTCGCGGACTTTGACCTGGCGGCCTACGGCCTGCCACCTCGACCTTGA
- a CDS encoding DUF2784 domain-containing protein, producing the protein MLYRLAADSLVLFHLSFILFVLFGGLLALKWRPVIWLHLPAAAWGVAVEVFHLPCPLTRWENLFRHLAGQDGYGGGFIEHYILTLIYPAGLTPQIQLGLGALVLVINIAVYGWLIRRYVQV; encoded by the coding sequence ATGCTTTACCGCCTAGCTGCCGACAGCCTCGTGCTATTTCACTTGAGCTTCATCCTCTTCGTCCTGTTCGGCGGGTTGCTTGCGCTGAAATGGCGCCCGGTGATCTGGCTGCACCTGCCCGCCGCGGCATGGGGCGTGGCGGTCGAAGTGTTCCACCTGCCCTGCCCACTGACCCGCTGGGAGAACCTGTTTCGTCACCTCGCCGGGCAGGACGGCTATGGCGGTGGATTTATCGAGCATTACATTCTCACGCTGATCTACCCCGCCGGCCTGACTCCGCAGATCCAGTTGGGCCTGGGCGCGTTGGTGCTGGTGATCAACATCGCCGTATACGGATGGTTGATCCGGCGTTATGTACAGGTTTGA
- a CDS encoding crotonase/enoyl-CoA hydratase family protein, with translation MSELIAYHLEDGIATLTLSNGKVNAISPAVVSAFNEALDQAEKDRAVVVITGTPGILSGGYDLKVMTAGPKEAIGLVTSGSTLARRLLSHPFPVIVACPGHAVAKGAFLLLSADYRIGVEGPFSIGLNEVAIGMTMHHAGIELARDRLRKSAFHRSVINAEMFDPQGALQAGFLDKVVAPEELHAAALEAARQLKKLNMNAHKHTKLKVRKALLEALDDAIIQDQGHILS, from the coding sequence ATGAGTGAGTTGATTGCCTACCACCTCGAAGACGGTATCGCGACCCTGACCTTGAGCAACGGCAAGGTCAATGCCATTTCTCCGGCGGTGGTCAGTGCGTTTAATGAAGCGCTGGATCAGGCGGAGAAGGACCGGGCGGTGGTGGTGATCACCGGTACGCCGGGGATTCTGTCGGGTGGTTATGATTTGAAGGTGATGACCGCCGGCCCTAAAGAGGCGATCGGCCTGGTGACTTCCGGCTCGACGTTGGCGCGTCGCCTGTTGTCGCACCCGTTCCCGGTGATTGTGGCGTGCCCTGGGCATGCGGTGGCCAAGGGTGCGTTCCTGCTGTTGTCGGCGGATTACCGGATTGGCGTGGAAGGTCCGTTCAGTATTGGCCTGAACGAGGTGGCGATTGGCATGACCATGCACCACGCCGGTATCGAGTTGGCGCGGGATCGTCTGCGCAAGTCGGCGTTCCATCGCTCGGTGATCAATGCCGAGATGTTTGACCCACAGGGCGCGTTGCAAGCCGGTTTCCTCGACAAGGTGGTGGCACCGGAAGAGTTGCACGCCGCAGCGCTGGAAGCGGCGCGTCAGTTGAAGAAGCTCAATATGAACGCTCACAAGCACACTAAATTGAAGGTGCGTAAGGCGCTGCTGGAAGCCTTGGACGACGCCATCATCCAAGACCAAGGGCATATCCTGAGCTAA